ACACGATTTGGGACATTCAATCCGCTCAAGGTTGCGGGCTTCAGACGATTGCGGTCAGAACAGGAGGAGCCTTTAGTCGAGAGGAACTCCATGCGGCTGGAGCGGTGGCTGTATACCAGGATTGTGCAGAGCTTCTGGCATCCGGGTTTCCCATTACATTTGAGGCGAGGTAGGAAGTTGGGGGCTTTCTGGAAACATCACGAGTCAGTGAGGAAAAAAACTGTTCCCGACGATCGGGGGAACATCGCTGACGTCATGTGTCCCCACGTCGGGTAATCGCCCGATAAAGCCAGAGAAACAGGATGGCCCCGATCACGGCCATCACAAACCCGACGGGATCGTCCTGCCCATACATGCCGACCATTCGCCCGAGCATCCCCCCGAAGAGCGCCCCAATGATACCGATTGCGACAGTGGCGAGAAATCCTCCAGGATCTTTGCCGGGCATTAAGAGTTTTCCCACTACTCCCACAATTAACCCAAAAACGATCCAACCGATGACACCCATCCTTCACCCCTCCTATTTAATGATTGGATTTGCCGGTTCTTTTGGGTGTCCCGATTCTGCTTTAACCAAAAGGCCGACCTGTTCCTGATAATTTTCACGATAAATTTGGAAGACCGCCAGCGCGATCCCAAGCAGAATGGGACCCAGAAACAATCCGATGAAGCCGAAATACGCGAGGCCTCCTAATGAGGCGAAGAAGAGAAACAGAACGGGTAAGTCCGCTTTGGATCCGACGAGAAAAGGTTTCAGTAAATTATCCATGAGACCGACCAATCCGACCCCGATTCCGATCATGACGATGCCTTTCCAAATGGGACCGGTCCATAATAGATACGCGGCCACCGGGGCCCAGACTAATGCCGTTCCGCCAAAAGGTACCAGAGAAAGAATTGCGCTCAAGGCTCCCAGAAATATGGAAAACGGGACGCCCAGGGCCCAATAGGCAAGCCCTGCCGTGAAACCCTGTGCCAGAGCCGTGAGAATGGTCCCTTGAACGACGGCGACCATCACATTGTCAAGGCGTTCCATGATGACGGCTTTATAGCTTTCTTCGATCGGGAGCGCTTCGTAAAATGCACGATAGAGATGATGCCCATCGCGAAACAGGAAGAACAGAGTAAACAGGATCACAAAAAAATCCATGAAGAGATCAAGGGTATTTGTTGCCAGCCCACCGACACTGGACAGTACGACCCCGCTGACAGCTTTCCCTCCTTCAACCAGGTTCCCCTTAACGTCCCCATAGGCCAGAATCAGTCGGCCCAACAATTCTTGAGACACATTTCCTATTAGAGGCAGTCTTGCGACAAGTTCAGGCAGTCTTTGCAGTCCACCCTCTTGCACCCATGTCATGGCGAGCTGATAGGCGTTAATGGTCTCTGTCACCACGAGGAAGACCAAATACGCCACAGGCAAGACGGCAAGTAACATGACACTCAGTGTGCTGAGAGCCGCCGAAGCTGTTGTCCTGTCTCCCAACTTGCGGGTTAGCCACTGATAGAGAGGATAGAAGAGACGAACCAAGAGCATGGCCCACAAAATGGGTGTCATGAAGGGGGCAAAAATTAAGCCCAGCACGTACAGCAGGAGGGAACACAACAGAAGGAAGGCCGCTGAAAGAACTTGTGGAGACATTTATGTTGATGCCGCAAAGGGTGAGGGTATCGACACACCTGAAGCCGTCCGCTTGGTCGAGGAGGAGGACACAAAGTTCATAATGAGGAATACCTGCATGTTGTACCTCTGCAGTGTAACACTTACCGTCCGCCTAATATTTGCATTTTAGAAAACTTCTCAGGTTGAAAGGTAGTCAGGCCACTCTCACTCCGATTTATGATAGGAACCGGCCCGTTAATTTATTATAGACAAATCACTAGGCTCAACTTCTCAAGTATCCACATCCCTATTCGTAGACCCATCAAACACAGAGAGCGTTGTTGACGGATGTTTTCAGATGGCACGACCTGAATTTGTCTGTTGAAACATTTATAGCGATTAGTGAAGTATAAAAAACAACCTCAACAAGCCGTAAATCATTATCCTTTCGCAAATTGGCGATTTTGCTGAGATTGTTCCTAATTTCATGTTTGTTTCTTTTCCCCAGTCGCTTATTGCATCACAGAAAGAAGTTGTGTCCTCCTCTACCCAATGTATAATTTCTTTCTCGATTGGAGCACCCCTTTTTTAAATCGCTGGATACATTCGGGTCTCGACTGAGACGGTGTTTGTACTTTTCCGGAGTGGTCCGGCAACCTGTTAGTCGGACCCTCAATGAATTAGTCAAAGATGGGAAGGACAGGATGTAATGTTAATGCACTTCAGATTTTATCCAGTAATCCTCGTATTCCTCAGCATTGTCTTTTGGAGTGCGCGGGTTGAACCGGTCTGGTCCCAGGAGCCTGTGGATAATACAGAGGCTCCCACAGAGTCACGACCCACCGATACACCAGAGGAAATTGCGGTTGGAGCAGACAAGGTTGAAGACAGCCTCATCACACAACGGCTTGCGGAGGTTTTTCAGAATTTGCCGGAGCTTGCCAATGTCGACATCGCTGTGAAGGCGGGGGTGGTACGGCTGACGGGGCATACTTCCACCAAAGAAGCCCACCAACAGGCTCTTGAACTTGCCGAACGCGTAGATGGTGTGGTCAGCGTGACAGATGAAATCACACAAAAACGGGAAGTCCGTGAACGGTTGACCGTCGTGCAGGAAAAAATGGTTGACCAACTCAATAATTTTATCTCCTATTTGCCACTCCTGATCATCGGCTTCACGGTATTTCTTCTATTCTGGTTCCTCGCATCCTTTTTGACCAAATGGGATAACCTGTATGAAAGAATTACTCCACATGCGTTTTTACAATCCTTAGCCAAACAAATCGTCAAAGGGACCGTCATATTTATAGGCTTTGTGGCCATGCTGGAAATCCTGGACGCCACAGCTCTTTTGGGAACAATCGTTGGTGTCGCGGGAGTCATGGGCCTGGCCGTCGGTTTTGCCCTCCGAGATACGGTGGAGAACTACATTGCCAGCATTCTGCTGAGTATCAGACAGCCCTTTCGGCCACTGGACCAAATTGTCCTGGAAAATTATGAAGGCTTGGTCATGAAACTGACATCGCGGGAGACCATTCTCATGACGCTGGATGGAAATCATGTACGCATACCCAATGCGACGGTATACAAAGGCATTATTCTCAATTATTCCCGGAATCCCAAACGGCGTTTTTCCTTTGAGGTCGGTATCGACACCGCTGTCAAAATTGAGGCGGCGTTGCAACTGGCTATAAAAACTTTAGAGCAAACCGTCGGGGTGATTGCTGATCCTCCGGTCCGGTGTACGGTAGAGAAATTAGGCGATTCGAATGTGATCCTAAAAATGTTCGCATGGACGACACAGGATCAATACGATTTCGGAAAGGTCAAAAGTGAAGCGATTCGGGCGGTGAAAGAGGCCTTTGATCTGGCCAATTATGAAATGCCCGAACCCATCTATCGTCTGAAAATGCAGGGAGCTTCCCCTCCCGATGACCAGCCCGTATTTGACCATTCCGAGCAAAAACGGGATGCTCCAGCACCTGCTGTGCAGTCAGGTTCTCAGGCCGATGTTACCAAAGATAATCATATTGTTGAGCAAATTTCGAAAGATCGAGCAGACATTAAGGAAAGGGATTTACTGAAATCATAGATTCGAAAAACATTCTGCCCGCCACACTGGCGGGAGCAATTACTATATGGTCCACTTTTTTATTTCATTGCGCTTGAAACACATGAGGAAAAAATATGAACAAAAATCGGCAACCAGAAGTTGTGGTCATCACAGGGGCTTCTGCAGGAATCGGTCGGGCTACCGTGCGGGCTTTTGCTCAACGGGGTGCGCATCTGGGTTTGTTGGCTCGTGGTCAGGAGGGGTTGGAAGGAGCTCGTCAGGAAGCCGAAAAGCTTGGGGGACAGGCGATCGTGATTCCCACGGATGTTGCCGACCACGATCAAGTTGAGCGAGCCGCCATCACCATTGAGGAAACCTTTGGGCCGATCGACATTTGGATAAATAACGCCATGGTCTCAGTGCTGTCACCGGTAAAGGACATGACCGCCGAAGAATTTCAGCGGGTGACGAACGTCACCTATCTCGGATATGTGTATGGAACCTTAACGGCACTCCGGCGTATGCTGCCCAGGAATCGTGGGGTCATTATTCAAGTTGGCTCCGCTCTGTCTTATCGTGCGATCCCGCTTCAATCGGCCTATTGCGGGGCCAAGCATGCAGTAAAAGGATTTACAGAGTCGCTCCGATCGGAACTGATTCATGATAAGAGCAAAGTCCGCATCACCATGGTGCACCTGCCGGGAGTGAATACCACACAATTTGGATGGATTAAAAGTCGAATGCCCTATCATCCTCAGCCGGTTCCACCGATGTATCAGCCGGAGGTGATGGCGAGGGCCATTGTTTGGGCGGCGGATCACGATCGTCGTGAATTATGGGTTGGCATGCCGACGGTCAAAACCATTGTCGGAGAAAAATTCATTCCGGGACTCCTGGATCATTATCTCGCCGACGTGGCCTATAGTGGACAACAGACAAATGTTCCCGTTGATCCCCATCGTCCCAATAATTTATTGACACCTGTTGCGGAGGACAGAGGTGCTCACGGCCCATTCGATCATCGTTCGAGGTCATCCAGTCTTCAGCTCTGGGCTTCCATGAACCGGGGGTGGTTGGCGGTGGCGGGGGTCGGATGTCTTCTTTCCCTGGGATGGGCCCGAATGCAGTCACAGGTGAATCGATCGCGACTGAATGATTGATCCTCAATACAGCCGGTCGGAAAGCTGATCTGCCTGATGCAAGAACAGCCTCCCGACCTGAAGGCCCCATCCCTGGGCATTGACGATGACAAAGATTAGCCTGCCGCGGCCTGCTTTTTTGCCTCCTGAAACTCTTTTCCCATCTTTTGTATTTCTTCCTTATCCAAGATCTCCTTGGCCTTTTTAAAGATTTCGCCTTCTTCCTCCTTCACATGGTGCAGAACGCTTTTTTTGAGCTCCGCAAGTTTTGAGCTCCATTCCTCGGATTCTGCCCCCATCGCCTCAAGGTCTTCCAAAAGGTTTTCGACTTCGGCATGCTCTTCCGTGGCTTCATTAATCAGGTCTACCATCTCTGCATTTTCTCTGAGGGCAGGATAGAAGACGGCCTCCTCCCCATGGGAGTGAGCTTCAAGGTCATCTTTTAACTGAGAAAATAATTTTTCACGGCTTTTCGTCGCACGTGGACCGGTGGTTTCCAATTTTTTGAATAAGTCCTTTGCCGTTTGGTGATCCTTCTTTAAAATTTGAAAAATGTCCATTCCCTGCTTCCTTTCCGGTCAATGACCGATGATGACTCTCTGAAAAAAAATGATCACTTCGATTGCTTGATGAAGAATAATCCTGTTCCTTCACACACTGAACTAGTAAGAACCCTGGAACGGGCAGGGAATTGCGAATTGAAAAGCAAGAAACGGAGTGCACTCTGTCCCCGACTTTTGAAAAGATAGGCATCCGGAAAAGAGCCATGTCAGGAGGGGAGATTTTTTGGTAAATTATGCTTTCAATTTTAGCAGTTTGTCACAGGTAGTGGTCATGAGGAATACAGCAAACCAGGAAAAATGTTCCGTTACAACGCGCCATGATCCCCGGTGGACAAGCGTGGCTTCCCGGGACCCAACAGCCGACGGTACCTTTTATTATTCCGTCACCACCACCGGAGTGTACTGCCGCCCGTCCTGCCCATCTCGCGTGCCGCGGCCTGAAAATGTCCGGTTCCATGCTTCATGGGAAGATGCCGAGAAGGCTGGATTTCGTCCCTGTAAGCGTTGCACGCCTCACCAGCCCGGATTACAGGAACGGTATGCGGAGAAAGTCGAAGCCGCTTGCCGACTCATCGAGAATTCGCACCATGTGCCAGGCCTCAAAGAGTTATCCAATCATGCAGGACTAAGCCGGTATCACTTTCATCGGGTGTTCAAGGCGGTAACGGGATTGACCCCGAAAGGATACACGGCGGCGCATCTGGCAAAACGGGTGAGGTCGCACCTCAATCATAAAGACACGGTGACGGAGGCTATTTACGAAGCCGGGTTCAATTCCAACGGCAGGTTTTATGACACATCCGATGCTGTTCTGGGTATGACACCTTCCTCATATCGTGCCGGTGGTTCCGGAATAGATATCCGATTCGCCGTGGGGAAATGTTCTCTCGGGGCTATCCTCGTTGCCAGAAGTGAGCGCGGTGTGTGTGCGATTCTTCTGGGAGATGACCCTGAGCAACTGACGCGCGATTTGCAGAAGCAGTTCTCTCAGGCTCATTTCATCGAGGGTGATGGTGACTTCGAACACCTGGTTGCCACAGTGATCGGTTTTGTCGAAGCGCCGGAGCGGGGGTTAAACCTGCCGTTGGACGTGCAAGGTACGGCGTTTCAACAACGGGTCTGGAAGGCATTGCAAAACATTCCCGCCGGCTCGATGGTAAGTTATGCTGACATCGCCGCGAGCATCGGTGCACCGAAAGCGATTCGAGCGGTCGCCATGGCCTGCGGCAGCAATGCAATTGCTGTGGCGATTCCTTGTCATCGTGTGGTGCGCACGAATGGCGAACTGTCGGGCTATCGTTGGGGCATCGAACGGAAACGAGCGTTGCTTGAACGTGAGTCACACACATGAATGAGAGCGGGCAGTCAACATCTCCCGTCGCGTTGCCTGCGACTATACTGGAACGGGTCAACGCGATTGATTGGGGACAGGTTTCAAGCGATCTTGACGCTGAAGGCAGTGCCGTGACCGAGAGGCTCCTCACTTCGAAAGAATGTGAGAACTTGGCCATGGTGTATTCCCGCCCTGAGATATTTCGTAGCCGCATCGTGATGAGCCGTCATAATTTTGGCCGTGGAGAATATCAGTACTTCCGGTATCCGCTTCCTGATCTCATCGAACAACTTCGAAATGCGACATACCCCCATCTTGTGCCGGTTGCAAACCGGTGGAATGCGGCCATGGGCATTGAGATTCGCTTTCCAAAGAGGCATGAAGATTTTCTGGCCCGCTGTCATCACTCCGGTCAGGATAAGCCAACACCATTAATGCTCAAATATGAAACTGACGATTACAACTGCCTGCATCAGGACCTCTACGGCGAACACGTGTTTCCGCTTCAGCTTGCCATTCTTTTATCTGACCCTCAGAAAGACTTCACGGGTGGTGAATTTGTTATGACCGAGCAGCGGCCACGTATGCAATCCCGGCCGATTGTGGTACCGATCCGACAGGGCGATGGTCTCATTTTTGCGGTACATCATCGCCCTGTGCGAGGAGGAAGGGGCTGGTATCGTGTGACCCTCCGGCATGGGGTTAGCCGCGTTCGCTCCGGGCAACGCTATACGGTGGGGATTATATTCCACGACGCCAAATAAACCGGATGGAGAATCCCCAGCAAAACGGGATTCTTTGGCCCGGACAGGGAATATCCTTGCCGGTTCTTAGCCGCCGGCCATGGCCCCGACAATCAGAAACGGTTCTTCTCCGGTTGTGATCGCGTCGGGTAACCGGGCGTCCGGTGGTTCATGGGACAGATCCTGCCCGCAGGCAAAGTACCTGATGAATGGTCGGCGTTGTTGTGTCACCTGGTCACGAATTGTCCCCCGCAACATCGGGTAACGGGTTTCCAGCGCGTTGAGCACGGCGTGTGGGGTGGAAGGACCCTCCATCTCCAGGTTCACCTCACCGTCGATACGTGCAAGTGTCCGCAAATGGGCCGGAAGGATCACTCGAATCGTGCTCACGGTAACGCCTGGACTTCGACTGATAAGACGGGTGGAAGATCCCGGACGATGGGCATCCAGCTGTCTCCCGAATCGGCCGAGGCATACACCTGTCCACCGGTGGTGCCCACATAGATCCCGCAGGGTTCGAGCGAGTCGACAGCCATGGCGTCTCGCAAGATATTGACGTAGCAGTTCTGTTGCGGCAATCCTTTTGTCAGCCCTTCCCATTCGTTCCCGCCTGTTCGACTGCGGTAGACGCGAAGTTTCCCCTCCGGCGGATAATGCTCAGAGTCGCTCTTGATCGGTACTACATAGATGGTCTCCGGCTCATGGGCATGCACGGCAATGGGGAATCCGAAATCGGAGGGCAAGTCTCCACTGATTTCATGCCATGACTCGCCTGCGTCATCGCTACGCATCACATCCCAGTGCTTCTGCATGAAGAGCACATTCGGGCGCGACGGGTGTTTGGCGATGCAATGCACACAGTGGCCGACTTCTGCGGTTGGGTCGGGAAGTTCATACGGGGATTTCAGTCCGCGGTTGACCGGCTGCCATGTCTTGCCTCCGTCCTCGGTTCGAAACGTGCCGGCTGCCGAAATGGCGACGAATATGCTTTCCGGATTGCCAGGATCCAGAAGGATGGTATGCAGGCACATTCCCCCGGCACCCGGTTGCCACAGATGCCCTTTAGCGTTGCGCAGGCCGGGAAGCTCCTGCCATGTCTGTCCGCCATCGGTGGAACGGAAAATGGCCGCATCCTCAACGCCCGCGTAAATCGTGTCTGGATCGGTCAGCGATGGTTCCAGATGCCAGACACGCTTGAACTCCCAGGGGTGTTGCGTGCCATCGTACCATTGATGGGTGGTGAGTGGTTGTCCCGTTTCCGTTGAGCTGTCATACACGAACTTGTTGCTCTCCCCCTTGGGCGTGCCGTCCGTGGCGGTGGTCGGCTCGCCGGGTGGTGTTCCCGGTTGAAACCAGGTTTTGCCGCCATCATCCGAGCGTTGAATGATTTGCCCGAACCAGCTGCTCGATTGTGATGCATATAACCGATTCGGATCGGCTGGAGATCCCTTTACATGATACAGCTCCCATCCGCCAAAGTGGGGACCATGAACGTCCCATTTCTTGCGTGTGCCATCCGATGTCAGCACGAACGCACCTTTGCGTGTTCCAACAAGCACTCGTACTCCACTCATACCTCACTCCTTTCGGAAAGTTAAAGCAATCAACGTATCAATTTTTCACTATTCGTGAGGGGCAATTCCGTCCCTATATCAATCGCGTTTACCGTTGTGATCGAGGCGTCGTGACCTACTATTGTTCGTAAGCCTCCTGTAGGCGTTTGATGTCAAGTTTCTTCATTTGAAGGAGAGAACTCATGACTCTATTATTTTGTTTTGAATCGTGGCTTTGCATCATTTCGCTCAGCACAGTGGGAACAATTTTCCATGACAGCCCATACTTGTCTTTCAGCCAACCGCATTGACCTTTTTCACCACCTTCTGAGAGTTTTTCCCATAGCTCGTTTACCTCTTCTTGCGACGCGCAATTGATAATAAAGGATATGGCTTCCGTAAATGTGAAGTGCGGTCCTCCATTTAAGGCCAAAAATTCTTGCCCGTCGAGCTGGAATGTGATGGTCATCACTGATCCCTTGGGTCTACCCGAAACCTTTGCGCCTTCCTCCTCATAATGGGTGATATCTCCTATCTTGGTATTCTTGAAAATCGACACATAAAATTTCACCGCCTCTTCAGCCTGGTGATCGAACCACAAACACGGGGTAATTTTCTGCATCATGGTTTGCGCCTTCGCTGAGCGTGAATACGATCTGTTTGTCAATTTCGTGACCTGCCGGATGCCATTGTACTCTTACCGGAATGTCCCTATTCCGTTGGCAAACCACCGATCTCTAAAACCGGTCGGATTTCGACCGTGCCCACCCGGGCACCCGGGATTTGTGCGGCGATGTTCATTGCCTCATCCAAATCCCTGGCTTCGATAAGAAAGTAGCCGCCCAGTTGTTCTCGTGTTTCTGCAAACGGACCATCGGTGATGAGCCGTTTGCCGTCTCGTATACGGATGCTGGTCGCCATCGTGACAGGATGCAGAGGAGCGGCCGCCAGAAAATTCCCTTCAGCTTTGAGCCGGTGTGCAAGCTCCGTAGATTCTTTGTAACACTTCTCACGTCCGGCCTCGTCCCATGCCTGATCGGTTCCGTAAATTAACAGCATGTATTTCATATGAATGCCTCCACTAGAACGAATGAGTATTAATGTTCCAATGACCCTCAAGCCGTACTAGACAAAATGGCGACCGATGCGACAGATCGCAACGGAAGGTTTTTTCGTCCCGCTATCTGTTCCGCTACTGCTTTCTGGTATAGGTGATCTCCATGATCTTCATTTCTTTGCCGCCGTGATGAGTCCCATACATATCAAACGTCTGGGTGTTTTGGTCGATAATTTTCCAGACCGCCCGATGCGACATCTGTCCACCGCCCGGCTCAGGATGCGATCCTTTCAGCGTAATGGTCTTACCATCGTCGCTCGCCGTCCCTTCCATGATGAAAATCCCCGTCCCCATCGTATCCATCCAGGCCGTGACATATTTCTTCGTGATGTTGTCGTAGGCGTCGATGCCAATCCCTGAGAATGGTTGGCCCATCATTTGACCAGTGTAGGCTTGGTAGAGAAAGCGTCCGTCCAGCAACATTTTCATCTCTGCCGTGCCGGTCGATTCTGTGGGAGGCTTGCCCGGATCCATCCATTCTTTTAATTTGGTCGTCCAGCTCCCGGCAAGGCTGGCAAATAACTTGTGCGGTTCTCCGGGAGTGGCCAGCTTCTTGTACATCTCCATCATGGCTTGTGGGTCCATCTGCTTTTCTTTGTCTGTGGCGATTACTGGAAGGGCCGTCAGGACCATACAGAGACAGGTGAATGTGAAGGTTGTAAAACGCATAGATGCCTCCTTGTGGTTTGATCATGAACACGGTTGAGATAAGTATGTCATGCTGTGAGTGACTGTTCACAGGTTACTTTTATGAAGACAATTGTTTACGCAGGTGCTCCTCTTGCTCCTTCAGCTCAGGCGTGAACTCCGGTCCGAAGTCCTCCGCTTCGAAGAGTCGACGAATCTCAATCTCGCCTTCTTTGTCATCACCTGCAGGATTCGGACAACGCCTGACCCATTCGATCGCCTCTTCTTTCGAATTCACCTGCCAGACCCAATAGCCGGCGATCAGTTCCTTGGTCTCGGCAAAGGGTCCGTCGATCACTGTCCGCTTGTTTCCTGAAAACTGTACCCGTGCGCCTGTTGAACTCGGGTGGAGCCCATCTCCTGCCAGCATGACGCCGGCGTTTATCAGTTCTTCGTTGAATTTGCCCATGTCAGTAAGAAGTTGCTCGCTCGGCATCACGCCGGCTTCTGAGTCCTTGGTGGCTTTGACAATAATCATGAATCGCATCACCCAACCTCCTTGGCTTTATTACATGGAACTGAATTAAAAAATAGACTTATCCGGATTTTCTTTATTTGTCGAACTGGGGCTGGTGAAATCGACATATGGAAATACCCTTTCGTTGTCGCTCTGCCACCATGTGTTTCTGATCCTAGAGCCACAAGGCAGCTTGTTCAGAATTGAAGCGGGGCCTTTCCTGATCATCAAACATTCCTCAGTCGGCGGGCCGGAAATCTCATTCATTTTGCTGAATGCGTCCTCGTCATGGTGAACCAACAACAAAGATTTCATGGCTCCCGGCCTCCGATTAAGATTAAATGCTATCGACATAACTCCGGGGGATGGCCAAAATTGGCGACCAACCTACTGTGTGGGAATCGTCCAACCCCCGATCCGGCAGTTCCCCAACTGTGGCACTCCGCCGCTCCGGGCGATGGCGTTGTCGGCCAATAGAGTTTGTCGGCTCCGTGAGCTAATCGGTACCATAACGATCGTGGTGGCGGACCCATTCCATCGTGTACTCCAGGTGGTCCTCGTCGCGGCCCTTCGGTGTGAGGTCGAGCAGGTTATAGGTGCCCAACATCACCTCCACACCGCGTCTGTAAGTCGAGTACGTGTGGAAGACATTGTCCGCGTCGTCCTTGAAGAACACGCTGATACCGGGTAATTCCTCACACTCAAAAGGCTGCATGACGTAGTTGTAATAAACCTGTCCCTTGGCCTCTTCTTCCGGGGTGAAGCTCACGTGAAAGTCATGGTTGAAGTCGCTGCCGTATGACGACACCCACCTGAACCGCCAACCCATACGTCTGCGGAAGCGTTCGATCTCGACCAGCGGCGCGCGCGAGACAGCCACCAGCGTGACATCGCGATGTGCCAGGTGCACGTTCATGCCGTCGGTGTGATCGGCCATGAATGAGCAGCTGGGGCAACCTTGCTCCCACTCCGGCCCAAACATAAAGTGCTGTACCACCAGTTGATGTCGGCCCTCGAATAGTTCAATGAGCGTTTCCTTGCCGTGAGGTCCGTCGAACATGTAGTGCTTCTCGACTTTCACCCAGGGTAGTCTGCGCCGTTCGGCGCTCAACTGGTCTCGCAACCGGGTGTATTCCTTCTCTTTTCTCAGCAACTCCTTCCGGGCCACTATCCATTCTTCCCGCGATACGATCTTGTGGTTTGGTATTGATGTTTCGATTATGTTCATGGCTTGACCTCCTTTGATTCGGGTTGTCGATTGATACGATTCTTATGGAGCTTCTTCATGACGAGTGCGGTCACCCCTCCCGTCGACGTCGCGCTGGCCGAAATCAGTGCAAAAGTTGTAAGGCATGCTGGACACATGACTGACTCTTCACTTGCAGCGGCTGGCCGGCTACTGCCGGTGCAGGTCTCTCACCGGCCGAACCTCCATACTCCCGAGACGCACTGATGGAAACTTGGAAGCGATCTGAACAGCCTGGTTGATGTCTCTGGCCTCGATCAGAAAGAATCCGCCGATCTGTTCCTTCGTTTCGGCGAAAGGGCCATCGGTGAGAGACACTCCGCCGTTGCGGACCCGCACGGTCATGGCCAACTCGACCGGTTCGAGGGGGTTGGCCAAAAGGAGTTGGCCGTTCTGGCGCAGTTCCTCGCAATACACCATGGTTGCCTGTATAAGATTATCCCCCTCGCTCTTTGATAGGGAGTCCCACTTTTTTTCTTCCATGCAACAAAAGAGAAGAGATTTCATGGCTGCCGACCTCCAAACTAGGTGATGAATTGGTTTTGTTATCAGTTAGTCGTTCGGGGGGATCAAATTCGACAACGGTCATGATGAATTTCGGCGGCGCGTTGTGCACGCTAGGAATTGAGATCTTCCCAATGTTCCCAACAAGATATTGTGGGTGCCCATTGATCTGTCACAAAAAATCGGAAAAACTCTGGTGGTACCTATTGGTACAGAAAGGGAGGGGGATTACTTGCGATCCTGCAACCCGGCCAGCCGTTGTTCAAGAAATCGCCGTTCGGGCTTCTGCTGAGTGAGGCCGAGAGCCTGTTTGTATGCGGCCTTGGCTTCTGCAATTCGGCCCAATCGCCGGCAAAGCTCCGCCTTCGCCGAATGTGCCAGGTAATAATTCGTGAGATCCCCCCGTGCGAAAATTGCGTCGATGAGGGCAAGACCTGCCAGAGGACCGTCACGCATGGCCACAGCGACAGCGCGATTCAGTTCCACCACAGGGGAAGGAGACGCCTGCATCAACAGATCGTAGAGTGACACGATTTGAGGCCAGTCCGTGGATGTGGGATGTGTGGCTTGGGAATGGAATCCGGAAATCGCGGCCTGAATGGTATAAGGGCCGATCTGGCGTGAAGCAAACGCTTTTCCTACCAGGGCAACCCCCTCCGCGATCTGGTCCCGGTTCCACAACGAACGATCCTGGTCCTCAAGCAGAATCAGATCTCCCGTCCGGGAGATGCGTGCGGCGCGGCGGGAGTCATGGAGCAGCATTAAGGCCAAAAGTCCCATCGCTTCCGCGTCCGGTAATAATTCCATTAATAATCGCCCCAGTCGGATAGCCTCAGCCGAGAGGTCACGGCGTGTGAGAGATTCCCCCGAAGAGGCAGAGTATCCTTCGTTAAACACG
Above is a window of Candidatus Nitrospira neomarina DNA encoding:
- the ada gene encoding bifunctional DNA-binding transcriptional regulator/O6-methylguanine-DNA methyltransferase Ada, encoding MRNTANQEKCSVTTRHDPRWTSVASRDPTADGTFYYSVTTTGVYCRPSCPSRVPRPENVRFHASWEDAEKAGFRPCKRCTPHQPGLQERYAEKVEAACRLIENSHHVPGLKELSNHAGLSRYHFHRVFKAVTGLTPKGYTAAHLAKRVRSHLNHKDTVTEAIYEAGFNSNGRFYDTSDAVLGMTPSSYRAGGSGIDIRFAVGKCSLGAILVARSERGVCAILLGDDPEQLTRDLQKQFSQAHFIEGDGDFEHLVATVIGFVEAPERGLNLPLDVQGTAFQQRVWKALQNIPAGSMVSYADIAASIGAPKAIRAVAMACGSNAIAVAIPCHRVVRTNGELSGYRWGIERKRALLERESHT
- a CDS encoding GlsB/YeaQ/YmgE family stress response membrane protein, with translation MGVIGWIVFGLIVGVVGKLLMPGKDPGGFLATVAIGIIGALFGGMLGRMVGMYGQDDPVGFVMAVIGAILFLWLYRAITRRGDT
- a CDS encoding hemerythrin domain-containing protein is translated as MDIFQILKKDHQTAKDLFKKLETTGPRATKSREKLFSQLKDDLEAHSHGEEAVFYPALRENAEMVDLINEATEEHAEVENLLEDLEAMGAESEEWSSKLAELKKSVLHHVKEEEGEIFKKAKEILDKEEIQKMGKEFQEAKKQAAAG
- a CDS encoding SDR family oxidoreductase, with the protein product MNKNRQPEVVVITGASAGIGRATVRAFAQRGAHLGLLARGQEGLEGARQEAEKLGGQAIVIPTDVADHDQVERAAITIEETFGPIDIWINNAMVSVLSPVKDMTAEEFQRVTNVTYLGYVYGTLTALRRMLPRNRGVIIQVGSALSYRAIPLQSAYCGAKHAVKGFTESLRSELIHDKSKVRITMVHLPGVNTTQFGWIKSRMPYHPQPVPPMYQPEVMARAIVWAADHDRRELWVGMPTVKTIVGEKFIPGLLDHYLADVAYSGQQTNVPVDPHRPNNLLTPVAEDRGAHGPFDHRSRSSSLQLWASMNRGWLAVAGVGCLLSLGWARMQSQVNRSRLND
- a CDS encoding AI-2E family transporter, encoding MSPQVLSAAFLLLCSLLLYVLGLIFAPFMTPILWAMLLVRLFYPLYQWLTRKLGDRTTASAALSTLSVMLLAVLPVAYLVFLVVTETINAYQLAMTWVQEGGLQRLPELVARLPLIGNVSQELLGRLILAYGDVKGNLVEGGKAVSGVVLSSVGGLATNTLDLFMDFFVILFTLFFLFRDGHHLYRAFYEALPIEESYKAVIMERLDNVMVAVVQGTILTALAQGFTAGLAYWALGVPFSIFLGALSAILSLVPFGGTALVWAPVAAYLLWTGPIWKGIVMIGIGVGLVGLMDNLLKPFLVGSKADLPVLFLFFASLGGLAYFGFIGLFLGPILLGIALAVFQIYRENYQEQVGLLVKAESGHPKEPANPIIK
- a CDS encoding mechanosensitive ion channel family protein, with protein sequence MHFRFYPVILVFLSIVFWSARVEPVWSQEPVDNTEAPTESRPTDTPEEIAVGADKVEDSLITQRLAEVFQNLPELANVDIAVKAGVVRLTGHTSTKEAHQQALELAERVDGVVSVTDEITQKREVRERLTVVQEKMVDQLNNFISYLPLLIIGFTVFLLFWFLASFLTKWDNLYERITPHAFLQSLAKQIVKGTVIFIGFVAMLEILDATALLGTIVGVAGVMGLAVGFALRDTVENYIASILLSIRQPFRPLDQIVLENYEGLVMKLTSRETILMTLDGNHVRIPNATVYKGIILNYSRNPKRRFSFEVGIDTAVKIEAALQLAIKTLEQTVGVIADPPVRCTVEKLGDSNVILKMFAWTTQDQYDFGKVKSEAIRAVKEAFDLANYEMPEPIYRLKMQGASPPDDQPVFDHSEQKRDAPAPAVQSGSQADVTKDNHIVEQISKDRADIKERDLLKS